A stretch of Sulfurimonas autotrophica DSM 16294 DNA encodes these proteins:
- a CDS encoding EAL domain-containing protein: protein MNIISKTRRNTFIFIFSVMVFTTVATYFFLKYQFNEKLNSRVDETYKHAAHFFVKDLQNEKEKLSLELENILSIDGLSAAVAAKNHKKIDSIVASRYIKLKNRYKDINIFTFRSKENITIYRAHKPNFYGDSLNKKRKLILDTARLKISLSGFEVGKFALTYRVTEPIFYKNRYVGNVELGLNPTYFLKELKDVMQIQTAIAIDKSLLDVMLQSKALSINDKYAFLKGSDKLRQYFIKHNDSLRVKMDIPLKNHLSETIGYLIVGVDSSNIVKRTNYLMTELIIAFVIAMLLLAIILHKGFGIMLEYFKRQAYTDALTGLGNRQLLKESISNTKNSIMVLSNIKDFSLLNEIYGVNEGNQILKEVAEEFKKFAQEFNFNVYRISSDEYVLFKEEDYQRSKDDYCALVDELTKRVNGLNITINGFEESINIEIYSGIVLHGGNPLEDAHMALRKARMKFLPYIVYSEAHDSKKRSEEILNMKHKIHYALEYKNVVPFFQPITNKDGKVVKYEALVRILDFEKGEVKILSPFFFLDIAIKGGLYFDIAKEVLRQSLKLFKDKKEKISVNFLPNDFYNESMIEIFLELIKDYEKKDQIVVEVTEQEGMEDFNKFAQVIQEFRKVGVLIAIDDFGSGYANYQHILMLKPDYIKIDGSLVENVVRDKDSQILIKSIIDFASELNITVVAEYVENKEIFDLLKEYGVDEFQGYYFGKPENLLNK from the coding sequence ATGAACATCATAAGCAAAACAAGAAGAAATACATTTATATTTATATTCTCGGTAATGGTCTTTACAACCGTGGCGACCTATTTCTTTTTAAAATATCAATTTAATGAAAAGCTGAACAGCAGAGTTGATGAAACATATAAACATGCGGCACACTTTTTTGTTAAAGATTTGCAAAATGAAAAAGAAAAACTGTCTTTAGAATTGGAAAATATTTTATCTATTGATGGTTTGTCTGCTGCCGTTGCTGCTAAAAATCATAAAAAAATTGACTCCATTGTGGCTTCACGCTATATTAAATTAAAAAACAGATATAAAGATATAAATATTTTCACATTCCGTTCTAAAGAGAATATTACAATTTATCGTGCACATAAACCTAATTTTTACGGCGATAGCTTAAATAAAAAAAGGAAGTTAATTTTAGATACCGCAAGGCTGAAAATATCACTCAGCGGATTTGAAGTCGGTAAATTTGCTTTGACTTACCGTGTAACAGAGCCGATATTTTATAAAAACAGATATGTGGGAAATGTTGAATTAGGCTTGAATCCTACCTATTTTTTAAAAGAATTAAAAGATGTTATGCAAATTCAAACTGCTATAGCAATAGATAAATCATTATTAGATGTCATGCTTCAATCAAAGGCTCTTTCCATAAATGATAAGTATGCTTTTTTAAAAGGCAGTGACAAATTACGACAATATTTTATAAAACATAATGATTCTTTAAGAGTAAAGATGGATATTCCTTTGAAGAATCATCTCTCTGAAACTATCGGTTATCTTATTGTCGGGGTCGATAGCTCAAATATTGTTAAAAGAACAAACTATTTAATGACTGAATTAATAATAGCTTTTGTTATTGCTATGCTTTTATTAGCGATTATTCTTCATAAAGGTTTCGGCATTATGCTCGAATACTTTAAAAGACAGGCATATACGGATGCATTAACCGGATTGGGAAATAGGCAGCTACTTAAAGAAAGTATCAGCAATACAAAAAACAGTATTATGGTTTTGAGCAATATTAAAGATTTCAGTCTTTTAAATGAGATATACGGTGTAAATGAGGGTAATCAAATTTTAAAAGAGGTGGCAGAAGAGTTTAAAAAATTTGCACAAGAGTTTAACTTTAATGTTTACAGAATTTCATCTGATGAATATGTATTATTTAAAGAAGAAGATTATCAAAGAAGTAAAGATGATTATTGCGCATTGGTAGATGAACTTACCAAAAGAGTTAATGGTTTAAATATTACCATTAACGGTTTTGAGGAGAGCATAAATATTGAAATTTATTCAGGGATTGTTTTACATGGGGGTAACCCGTTAGAAGATGCTCATATGGCATTAAGAAAGGCAAGAATGAAATTTTTGCCGTATATCGTTTATTCGGAAGCACATGATAGTAAAAAAAGGTCGGAAGAAATTTTAAATATGAAACATAAAATTCATTACGCCCTTGAATATAAAAATGTTGTCCCGTTTTTTCAGCCTATTACAAACAAAGACGGTAAAGTTGTTAAATATGAGGCATTAGTAAGAATTCTTGATTTTGAAAAGGGAGAAGTGAAAATTTTATCACCGTTTTTCTTTTTAGATATAGCCATTAAAGGCGGTCTTTATTTTGACATAGCTAAAGAAGTGTTACGACAGAGTTTGAAACTGTTTAAAGATAAAAAGGAAAAAATATCTGTTAATTTTCTGCCGAATGATTTTTACAATGAAAGTATGATAGAAATATTTTTAGAACTCATAAAAGATTATGAAAAAAAAGATCAAATAGTCGTAGAGGTTACGGAACAGGAAGGAATGGAAGATTTCAACAAGTTTGCACAGGTGATTCAAGAGTTTAGAAAAGTCGGTGTTTTGATTGCTATTGATGATTTTGGAAGCGGATATGCCAATTATCAGCATATTTTAATGCTTAAGCCGGATTACATAAAAATAGACGGTTCTTTAGTAGAAAATGTGGTAAGAGACAAAGATTCACAAATTTTGATTAAAAGTATAATTGATTTTGCCAGTGAGTTAAACATTACGGTTGTTGCAGAATATGTTGAGAATAAAGAGATTTTTGATTTGTTAAAAGAGTATGGTGTAGATGAATTTCAAGGTTATTATTTTGGAAAGCCCGAAAACCTGTTAAATAAATAA
- a CDS encoding NuoB/complex I 20 kDa subunit family protein, with protein sequence MAQHKVNYTQDGGLPIALTSVDKIVNWGRSNSLWALTYGLACCGIEMMASGASRYDFDRFGTIFRASPRQADVMIVAGTLTKKHAEFIKRLYDQMTEPRWVISMGSCANTGGMFNTYATVQGCDRIIPVDLYLPGCAPRPETLQYGVMLLQKKIRANKAGNAQKAKRLM encoded by the coding sequence ATGGCACAACATAAAGTAAATTATACACAAGACGGCGGCTTGCCAATAGCTCTTACCAGTGTAGATAAAATTGTAAACTGGGGACGTTCAAACTCTCTTTGGGCGTTGACTTACGGTCTCGCATGCTGTGGTATTGAAATGATGGCATCAGGTGCTTCAAGATATGACTTTGACCGTTTTGGAACAATATTTCGTGCTTCGCCTCGTCAGGCTGATGTTATGATTGTTGCGGGAACTTTAACAAAGAAGCATGCTGAATTTATTAAACGTTTATATGACCAAATGACTGAGCCTAGATGGGTTATTTCCATGGGTTCATGCGCAAACACAGGCGGTATGTTTAATACATACGCAACAGTACAGGGATGTGACAGAATTATTCCTGTTGATTTGTATCTTCCGGGTTGTGCACCGCGTCCTGAAACATTACAGTACGGTGTAATGTTACTTCAAAAGAAAATTCGTGCAAACAAAGCAGGCAATGCACAAAAAGCTAAGAGGTTAATGTAA
- the nfo gene encoding deoxyribonuclease IV — protein MTSRKFVGAHVSASGGVYNAPLNAKAIGAKAFALFTKNQRQWVAKPLDSETIQKFKTALQESGILPRHVLPHDSYLINLGHPEEEKLEKSRAAFIDELERCDALGLDKLNFHPGSHLAKLTKKQKEDAALMQEIENKCLDVIAESINIALEKTQNVKAVIENTAGQGSNLGYKFEHLAYIIDRVEDKSRVGVCIDTCHMFTAGYDIRTKEAYDKTWNEFGETVGFEYLSAMHINDSKPPLGSKVDRHHSLGKGEIGLDAFKFIMNDARMDDIPLILETIDETIWPQEIKLLYSLENK, from the coding sequence ATGACAAGCCGTAAATTTGTAGGTGCACATGTAAGTGCGAGCGGAGGTGTTTATAATGCACCTCTTAATGCAAAAGCAATAGGGGCAAAAGCTTTTGCCCTGTTTACAAAAAATCAAAGACAGTGGGTTGCAAAACCGCTGGATAGTGAGACAATACAAAAATTTAAAACTGCATTGCAGGAGAGTGGTATTTTGCCTCGCCATGTACTTCCGCATGACAGTTATCTCATAAACTTGGGACATCCCGAAGAGGAAAAACTTGAAAAATCAAGAGCGGCTTTTATAGATGAGCTGGAACGATGTGATGCACTCGGGCTTGATAAATTGAACTTTCATCCCGGCAGCCATTTGGCAAAACTGACAAAAAAACAAAAAGAAGATGCTGCTCTTATGCAGGAGATTGAAAACAAATGTTTAGATGTTATAGCTGAGTCAATTAATATTGCTCTGGAGAAAACGCAAAATGTAAAAGCAGTTATAGAAAATACGGCAGGACAGGGAAGTAACCTTGGCTACAAATTTGAACATCTGGCATATATTATAGACAGGGTTGAAGACAAATCAAGAGTCGGCGTTTGTATAGATACCTGCCATATGTTTACAGCAGGTTATGATATACGAACAAAAGAAGCATATGATAAAACATGGAATGAGTTTGGTGAGACTGTAGGTTTTGAGTATTTAAGCGCTATGCATATTAATGATTCAAAACCGCCATTGGGCAGCAAAGTTGACAGACACCACTCTTTAGGTAAAGGTGAAATTGGACTTGATGCATTTAAGTTTATAATGAATGATGCGCGCATGGATGATATACCGCTTATACTGGAGACAATAGATGAAACTATATGGCCCCAGGAAATAAAACTTTTATACTCTCTTGAAAATAAATAG
- a CDS encoding NAD(P)H-quinone oxidoreductase subunit 3, with the protein MEHISTANPYFGVFVLFVITFGAFITTTVIARLASRALARKDSEKIKLSVYECGPEITKQPNRVSPQFYLFALLFLLFDVEIVFMFPWAVDFKVLGWFGFVEMLMFIILLAIGFVYAWKKGALEWHNIK; encoded by the coding sequence ATGGAGCATATTAGTACTGCAAATCCGTATTTTGGGGTATTTGTACTATTTGTTATAACATTTGGTGCATTTATTACGACGACTGTAATAGCTCGATTGGCAAGTCGTGCATTGGCGCGTAAAGACAGCGAAAAAATTAAGCTTTCGGTTTATGAATGTGGACCTGAAATTACAAAACAACCAAATAGAGTTTCACCACAGTTTTATCTGTTTGCATTACTCTTTTTACTGTTTGATGTTGAAATCGTATTTATGTTCCCTTGGGCAGTAGATTTTAAAGTTCTTGGTTGGTTCGGTTTTGTTGAGATGCTGATGTTTATAATATTGTTAGCAATCGGTTTTGTATATGCATGGAAAAAAGGAGCGCTAGAATGGCACAACATAAAGTAA
- a CDS encoding NADH-quinone oxidoreductase subunit C: MRAYKAKDDVQAKAYYTDRFYVAPQVPKTSVEEDAVFSSDLAAIKAKFEVKDAYIQVEQMVVYINAHDIYGVLELMRDELAYTQLSEMSAIDWLAKDNTFEIFYQMLSMTKRKRIRIKYFIENGQAVDSVEKLFRSADWAEREMFDMFGIEANNHPFMKRILMPYDWEGFPLLKTYPLEGDEFAAWYEVDKIYGKEARDIIGPELRDTARVDRYDSERFARLGHEVPKGTKITGDEPAVTQSYQEEGGVFMVTKLDKESSKVIDDPQR; this comes from the coding sequence ATGAGAGCGTATAAAGCTAAAGATGATGTACAGGCAAAAGCATATTATACAGACAGATTTTATGTTGCACCGCAAGTACCAAAAACGTCTGTTGAAGAAGATGCAGTTTTTTCAAGTGATTTGGCTGCTATTAAAGCAAAGTTTGAAGTAAAAGATGCCTATATTCAAGTAGAACAAATGGTGGTGTATATTAATGCACATGACATTTACGGTGTTCTTGAATTGATGAGAGATGAGTTGGCATATACACAGCTCTCAGAAATGTCGGCGATTGACTGGTTGGCAAAAGATAATACTTTTGAAATTTTTTATCAAATGCTTTCTATGACAAAACGTAAACGTATTCGTATCAAATATTTCATTGAAAATGGTCAGGCTGTTGATTCTGTTGAAAAACTTTTCCGTTCAGCTGATTGGGCTGAGCGTGAAATGTTTGATATGTTTGGTATTGAAGCAAACAATCACCCGTTTATGAAACGTATTTTAATGCCGTATGACTGGGAAGGATTCCCTCTTCTTAAAACATATCCGCTTGAAGGTGATGAGTTTGCCGCTTGGTATGAAGTTGATAAGATTTATGGAAAAGAAGCGCGTGATATCATCGGACCTGAACTTCGTGATACTGCAAGAGTAGACAGATATGATTCTGAACGTTTTGCACGTCTTGGGCATGAAGTTCCTAAAGGAACGAAGATTACTGGTGACGAACCGGCAGTTACACAATCCTATCAAGAAGAGGGTGGTGTGTTTATGGTTACAAAATTAGATAAAGAGTCATCAAAAGTAATTGATGATCCACAAAGATAG
- a CDS encoding prepilin peptidase — MIILVYFIIIAFIISYIDSKKRIIPDKIIIPAFVGLLILKWLDASLSLNDAIAVILILVIFLVPIILNMAFGGGDLRFGAFCALFVGLGSIGYFIMLSGIIHLLILGILKKKSYGFAPAMSAAAIISYFIGKL, encoded by the coding sequence ATGATTATATTAGTTTACTTTATAATTATTGCTTTTATAATTTCATATATTGATAGTAAAAAAAGAATTATTCCTGACAAGATAATCATTCCGGCCTTTGTCGGTTTACTTATCTTAAAATGGCTTGATGCAAGTTTATCACTCAATGATGCCATTGCAGTAATATTGATTCTTGTCATATTTTTAGTTCCAATAATTTTAAATATGGCTTTTGGCGGCGGCGACTTACGATTTGGGGCTTTTTGTGCTCTTTTTGTAGGTTTAGGCTCAATCGGATACTTTATCATGCTTAGCGGCATTATTCATCTTCTGATTTTAGGTATTTTAAAAAAGAAGAGTTATGGCTTTGCTCCTGCAATGAGTGCGGCTGCAATTATTAGTTATTTTATAGGGAAATTATGA
- a CDS encoding OmpP1/FadL family transporter — MKKIAFMSPVVSSLLIAGGYKIPETSTNAVALGAANIAHNQNNADAAYYNPAKMIFMSDENHIEADLNYIHINKEDYKPTSGNILRSENENFYIPSLHYVSPKLGNNSARVGVSIVSPGGLSRKWNQEPAKTSAQEFTLEVVEVNPTVAFTINEKLGFAVGFRVVNTKGVVKSDGTTDIDPGEGVTLSKVARNMTGESTDFGYNLALSYQPISNLELGLTYRSKIDLNPEGNAKLTSTAGSLVYNGPANVSVPLPAAINAAIAYTFITKTTLEIVYERTYWSAYKRLDFTYDTSINPTLKSIFGTVKPKEWKDTNTFRFGLTQELKNMTLMAGLVIDEAPAPEKTIGFELPDTDTVSVSLGGRYKINDKIDLGLSALYSMHDKRTVSSSVNDNGLDGEFTDGDVIIISAGLGYKF; from the coding sequence ATGAAAAAAATAGCGTTCATGTCACCTGTAGTAAGTTCGCTTTTAATAGCAGGCGGATATAAAATTCCTGAAACTTCAACAAATGCGGTCGCTCTTGGTGCAGCCAATATTGCACATAACCAAAATAATGCAGACGCAGCATATTATAACCCGGCAAAGATGATTTTTATGTCTGATGAAAATCATATAGAAGCTGATTTAAATTATATTCATATTAATAAAGAAGATTATAAGCCTACTTCTGGGAATATACTGCGTTCGGAGAATGAAAATTTTTATATTCCTAGCCTACATTATGTTTCCCCTAAACTTGGTAACAATAGTGCCCGAGTAGGAGTTAGTATTGTATCTCCAGGAGGGCTTTCTAGAAAATGGAATCAAGAACCGGCAAAAACTTCTGCCCAAGAATTTACTCTTGAAGTTGTCGAAGTAAACCCAACGGTTGCTTTTACAATAAATGAAAAACTTGGTTTTGCAGTTGGGTTTAGAGTTGTTAATACAAAAGGTGTTGTAAAAAGTGATGGGACAACAGATATTGACCCTGGTGAAGGAGTAACCTTAAGTAAGGTTGCTCGTAATATGACAGGAGAGAGTACTGATTTTGGATATAATTTAGCACTTTCATATCAGCCAATTTCAAATTTAGAACTTGGATTAACATATCGTTCTAAAATTGATTTAAATCCTGAAGGAAATGCAAAACTCACTTCAACTGCCGGTTCTTTAGTGTATAATGGCCCTGCAAATGTTAGTGTTCCTTTACCTGCGGCTATTAATGCTGCCATTGCATATACTTTTATAACAAAAACAACGTTAGAAATTGTTTATGAAAGAACATATTGGTCGGCATATAAAAGGTTGGATTTTACATATGATACAAGCATAAATCCGACGCTTAAATCGATATTTGGTACAGTAAAACCAAAAGAGTGGAAAGATACAAATACATTTCGTTTTGGTCTCACACAAGAACTTAAAAATATGACACTTATGGCTGGTTTAGTTATAGATGAAGCGCCTGCCCCTGAGAAAACCATAGGTTTTGAACTGCCCGATACCGATACTGTATCTGTTTCATTAGGCGGACGTTATAAAATAAATGATAAAATAGACCTAGGATTATCTGCACTCTATTCGATGCATGATAAAAGAACCGTTTCTTCTTCAGTAAATGACAATGGTCTTGATGGAGAATTTACAGACGGCGATGTTATAATCATCTCTGCCGGACTTGGTTATAAATTTTAA
- a CDS encoding Y-family DNA polymerase: MKIHIDIDCFFVSAARIIEPELEQKPVAIGGRSDTKIFNKNAKNQTVNFENSGSFVPTFYSKYEENDINTFKDEDGRIRGILTTSSYEARAYGIKTAMSIREALQLCPHLIIKAPNMSFYQELSHKLHDFLALKIPLIEQASIDEFYGDLSGWVEDADIPQFIDNLRHEIKKELRLPVSIGAAKTRYIAKLATTYAKPFGCKTITEYEFDKFVNPIKVENFAGIGKSMKYKLYAAQIKTLGELRNRRGTVESWGPYAKELYKRVNGESDADIQTNHHRKSIGISRTFDALYDRRELQRRIHVLARHLSFAIIKLNVIPTVFHLSIAYEMNQKSHRNISLAEIFTEKKFDSLCLKLFLKADIHKRLKVIRLGINCSSFTRDSKKELSLIGFEEEQKMHKLTHSTQKLRQKYGIDTLKFASEL, from the coding sequence ATGAAAATTCACATAGATATAGACTGCTTTTTTGTCAGTGCTGCAAGAATTATTGAACCGGAACTTGAGCAAAAGCCTGTGGCTATAGGTGGGCGCAGTGATACAAAAATTTTTAATAAAAATGCAAAAAATCAGACTGTAAACTTTGAAAATTCAGGTTCTTTTGTTCCGACTTTTTATTCCAAATATGAAGAAAATGACATCAACACCTTTAAAGATGAGGATGGACGCATACGCGGCATCTTAACAACTTCAAGCTATGAAGCACGTGCTTATGGCATAAAAACTGCCATGAGTATCCGTGAAGCCCTGCAGCTGTGTCCGCATCTCATAATTAAAGCGCCAAATATGTCATTCTACCAAGAGCTTTCTCATAAACTGCATGACTTTTTAGCACTGAAAATTCCGCTTATTGAACAGGCATCTATTGATGAGTTTTACGGAGATTTAAGCGGCTGGGTAGAAGATGCGGATATACCTCAATTTATAGACAACTTACGGCATGAAATAAAAAAAGAGCTGAGACTACCAGTCTCTATAGGTGCTGCAAAAACACGCTATATTGCAAAACTGGCTACTACTTATGCCAAGCCTTTTGGATGCAAAACTATTACTGAGTATGAATTTGACAAGTTTGTAAACCCTATCAAGGTCGAAAACTTTGCAGGCATTGGAAAAAGCATGAAGTATAAACTATATGCAGCACAAATCAAAACACTCGGTGAACTTAGAAACAGACGAGGCACAGTTGAGTCCTGGGGTCCTTATGCAAAAGAGTTATATAAACGTGTCAACGGAGAAAGTGATGCCGACATTCAAACAAATCATCATCGAAAATCTATAGGAATATCAAGAACTTTTGATGCCTTATATGACAGAAGAGAACTTCAAAGACGTATACATGTACTTGCAAGGCATCTTAGTTTTGCCATAATCAAGCTCAATGTCATTCCTACCGTATTTCATTTAAGCATTGCATATGAAATGAATCAAAAATCTCATAGAAACATTTCACTCGCTGAAATTTTCACTGAAAAGAAATTTGACAGTTTATGTTTAAAACTTTTTTTAAAAGCAGATATTCATAAACGCCTCAAAGTAATACGCCTTGGCATCAACTGCTCTAGTTTTACCAGAGATTCAAAAAAAGAACTCTCGCTTATAGGCTTTGAAGAGGAACAAAAAATGCATAAGCTCACACATTCAACACAAAAACTTCGCCAAAAATATGGTATAGATACTCTAAAATTTGCAAGTGAGCTCTAA
- a CDS encoding ATP-binding protein, with the protein MKTLVNFLNEKEIEKSEIFIHLKCSINEAKILQYIAHRYMKGQDDVLVLDLLQDLYKSENYEHLEHLKELKNLLELGWLHQQSFTPIKIADVTPLELLNTAVGLTPAFLKLLQDGTLDLDLPEIKPYSDHLEYLQDQFFRIELYQKMSVIRQNVHEHSLGIDRLQNKLKLLEKRIEERVKQSSENLVLDKFFKQKKMSNYEQVIFIALLREEYGSTDSSLREMNTLIDLISLDEYERIKNRSLLEEGSNLLSNGIIDYEEMLNPFGGISRSFYIVDDVLQSIIHPQKTKKVTRLKLNALVEEQDIFELVEPETSLDDVVLNDKTKETLQNLMKQVDKDVVSRLVKWGIKEKKSGIDARIIFYGPAGTGKTMTAYSLAKSLKRQVLAFDCSKILSMYVGESEKNVRKIFDTFYELSEKTKTEPILLLNEADQFLGARSSGNITGSDQMHNQMQNIFLEQIENFRGMLIATTNLLENIDKAFSRRFNYKIEFKKPDKQQRLELWKKMLPKEAPYEESFNVEALAEYSLTGGQISLIVKNTAYKVAVREKPLFTLKDFIDEIKREKNANFDSEKSMGFLNK; encoded by the coding sequence TTGAAAACATTAGTTAACTTTTTAAACGAAAAAGAGATTGAAAAATCGGAAATATTTATACATCTAAAGTGTAGTATAAATGAAGCCAAAATACTTCAATATATAGCACACAGGTATATGAAAGGGCAGGATGATGTGCTTGTTCTTGATTTGCTGCAAGATTTGTATAAGAGTGAAAATTATGAGCATTTAGAGCATCTTAAAGAACTTAAAAACTTGCTTGAACTCGGATGGCTGCATCAGCAAAGTTTTACACCCATTAAAATTGCAGATGTGACACCGCTTGAACTTTTAAATACGGCTGTGGGACTGACTCCTGCATTTTTAAAATTGTTACAAGACGGAACACTTGATTTGGATTTACCGGAAATAAAGCCTTATTCTGACCATTTGGAATATCTGCAGGATCAGTTTTTCAGAATAGAGCTCTATCAAAAGATGAGTGTGATTCGTCAAAATGTACATGAACATTCGCTTGGTATTGACAGACTGCAAAATAAACTTAAACTGCTTGAAAAACGTATAGAAGAGCGGGTAAAACAGAGTTCTGAAAATCTTGTTTTGGATAAATTTTTCAAACAAAAGAAAATGAGTAATTATGAGCAGGTAATATTTATTGCCCTGCTTCGTGAAGAGTATGGCTCGACTGATTCATCGCTTAGAGAGATGAATACACTTATAGATTTAATATCTTTAGATGAATATGAACGTATCAAAAACCGCTCACTTCTTGAGGAAGGTTCAAACCTTTTAAGTAACGGTATTATAGATTATGAAGAGATGTTGAATCCTTTTGGCGGTATCAGCCGTTCATTTTATATTGTAGATGATGTGCTTCAAAGTATTATTCATCCTCAAAAAACGAAAAAAGTAACACGGCTTAAATTAAATGCTTTAGTTGAAGAACAGGATATTTTTGAACTTGTTGAGCCTGAGACTTCTTTAGATGATGTGGTCCTTAATGACAAAACAAAAGAGACACTTCAAAACTTGATGAAACAGGTAGATAAAGATGTAGTTTCACGCCTTGTAAAATGGGGAATTAAAGAGAAAAAGAGCGGTATAGATGCGCGCATAATTTTTTATGGACCTGCGGGAACCGGAAAAACAATGACAGCATACTCTTTGGCAAAATCACTTAAACGTCAGGTTTTGGCTTTTGACTGTTCTAAAATTCTTTCTATGTATGTGGGTGAAAGTGAAAAAAATGTTCGCAAAATTTTTGACACCTTTTATGAACTCAGTGAAAAAACAAAAACAGAGCCAATACTGTTACTAAATGAAGCAGATCAGTTTTTGGGTGCGAGAAGCAGCGGTAATATAACAGGCTCAGATCAGATGCACAATCAGATGCAAAATATCTTTTTAGAGCAGATTGAGAATTTTCGTGGTATGCTTATAGCAACAACAAATTTACTTGAAAATATAGATAAGGCATTTTCAAGACGATTTAATTATAAAATTGAGTTTAAAAAGCCCGATAAACAACAGAGACTTGAACTTTGGAAAAAAATGCTGCCTAAAGAAGCTCCATATGAGGAAAGCTTTAATGTAGAAGCACTTGCCGAATACTCACTAACGGGTGGACAAATCAGTCTTATAGTTAAAAATACAGCTTATAAAGTTGCAGTAAGAGAAAAACCTCTTTTTACACTCAAAGATTTTATAGATGAAATCAAGCGTGAAAAAAATGCAAATTTTGACAGTGAAAAATCAATGGGCTTTTTAAATAAATAA